From the Pseudomonas syringae KCTC 12500 genome, the window CTCCACGTCGCCACCCGCGGTCACCAAGGACCTGGTGATTATCGGTGGTCACGTTACTGACAACGTCTCCATGGACGAGCCGTCCGGCGTGATCCGTGCCTATGACGTGCACACCGGCCGTCTGGTGTGGAACTGGGACAGCGGCAATCCGGAAGAGACTGCGCCGATTGCCGAAGGCAAGATCTACACGCGCAACTCGCCGAACATGTGGTCCATGTTCAGCGTCGATGAAAAGCTCGGCTTGATCTACCTGCCGATGGGCAACCAGACGCCGGACCAGTGGGGCGGCGACCGTACGCCAGAGTCCGAGAAGTACAGCGCGGGCCTAGTTGCACTGGACATCGCGACCGGTCGTGTACGCTGGGACTTCCAGTTCACTCACCATGACCTGTGGGACATGGACGTCGGTGGTCAGCCGACGCTGCTGGACATGAAAACAGCCGATGGCGTCAAGCCTGCAGTGCTGGCATCGACCAAGCAGGGCAGCATCTACGTGCTGGATCGCAGCACCGGCAAACCGATCGTGCCGATCAATGAAGTACCGGTTCCGCAAGGTGCTGTCGCTGGCGATCACACCTCGCCAACCCAGCCCAAGTCCGACCTGAACTTCATGCCGCCGCCGCTCAAGGAGCGCGACATGTGGGGCGTGACGCCGTTTGACCAGATGATGTGCCGGATCGACTTCAAGTCGCTGCGCTACGATGGTCCGTTCACGCCACCTTCGCTGCAAGGTTCGATCGTTTATCCGGGTAACTTCGGTGTGTTCGACTGGGGCGGTATTTCCGTCGACCCGGTGCGTCAGATCGCCTTCGTCAATCCTAACTACATGGCTTTCCGTTCGAAGCTGGTACCGTCTGCCGAAGTTGAAGGCGGCCCGGGTCGCAAGAGCGAAACCGAAGGCGTACAGCCGAACAAGGGCGCGCCTTATGGTGTGATCCTGGAAGCACTGCTGTCGCCGATGGGCCTGCCTTGCCAGGCGCCAGCATGGGGTTACGTAGCGGCGGTCGACCTGACCACGCAAAAAACCATCTGGATGCACAAGAACGGCACTGTACGCGACAGCTCGCCGATCCCGCTCCCGCTGACCATGGGTGTTCCAAGTCTGGGTGGTACGTTCACCACCGCCAGCGGCCTGGCGTTCATGAGCGCTACGCTTGACCAGTACCTGCGTGCTTATGACGTGCGTAACGGCAAGCAGTTGTGGGAAGCCCGCCTGCCAGCAGGTGCGCAAACCACCCCGATGACCTACACCGGCAAGGACGGTCAGCAATACGTGCTGGTCGTTGCGGGCGGTCACGGCTCACTGGGCACCAAACAGGGTGACTACGTGATGGCGTTCAAACTGCCGAAGTAAGGCGTTGCTGAGGTCAATGAAAAGCGGCTACCGAGAGGTAGCCGCTTTTTTTTGTCGCCACTGAAGCCGGATCCCGGTTGATCTAGTTACCGGGCAGGGCTGCGGATCTGTGAGCGCTGCCAGACGATTATCGTTCCTTACGCTCCAGCGTGTGAACGCCGTTCTGGACGCTCTGCGTCCTCTCTTGAGGGCTTCTATCAGTGCGAATGACTAGCGCGCTTTGGCGCTGCTTTTGTCACTGGCGCGCAGGATGTCGTTCCAGCGGCGGACCAGGTAGTTGTGCTCGTTCATGACCGAGTTCCACACGGCAATATGGCCCATGCGTTCTTCGTAAGCGCCGCCGTCACGGACTTCCCCGGCGTCGATCAGCGGCAAGCCGTCGCTGCCGAGCAGTTGTTCGCGGGCAGGCAGGCCGGCGTACCAGTAATCCCATTCGGCAGCGCTGAGGTGATCACGGCTGCGTGCCGGATTACCGATGTAATAGCCCTGCCGCGCCATCACTGCGCCGGGCCAGCCCGACAGCCACCAGTTCAGGTACGCATAGGCCGCATCCAGCACCGGCCCCTTGGCGTGGCGTGACAGGGAAAGCCCGCCAAACCAGCCGCGATAGCCCTCTTTGGGCACCGCGACGCGATACTTCACACCGGCACGGTGCAGCCTGACCAGGGTCGGTGACCAGAGGCTCTGAATGTCGATGTCAGGGCTGAGCATCAGTTCGGCGGCTTCTTCGTCGCCTGACCAGAACGCAGCAAAATGCCCTTGCTGCTGTTTACGCACCAGCACATCAGCGAGCCGATCGATCTCTTCGATGCTCATGTTGCCGATGTCCTTGAAGCTCGCCAGCCCTGCCCCCTGCACCGCCAGCGCGGCATCCAGTGCGCCGATGGCCGCGTCACTCTGCAAGGCGATGCGCCCGCCCCAGACAGGGTCGAGTAACCATCCCCAGCTTTCGTCCGCAGAGCTCAAGCCCTCCGGCAAGCGCTCGGGGCGATAGGCGAAGCTGTCGGCGTTATGGGTCAGCGGCAGCATGCTGATGCGCTCGGTCACCGCGCTGCCCAGGCTGCCATCGTGCTGCACGAACAAACGCTCGCTCGGCACACTGCCGCTGCCTGGCTGGTCGGTAGGCCGCAGCCGGCCCTGCTTGGGCAAGTCGTTGATTTCGTGCCACAGCGCAATGCGCCGCGTGTCGATGGGTTGAATCGCCCGGGCTGGCCAGACGAAATCGACGTTATGAAACCACTGGTCGTAGAGGTCGTAGCTGTCTGGTTGCATGACCGCGATACGTTGCGCGGTTTGCACGTCATGAATCTGGTAGACCAGTTTGATCCCCAGTTCCTGCTCGGCCCGCTCACGCAAAGACTCCAGCAGGGTCACGGAGGTGCCCAGTACGCGCAAGGTGATGGTCATGCTGCGGACTCGTTGAGCGGAGGCGCGAAACTGCTGGAGAAGACTTCGAACGAACGACGCAGCAGATCGGGATCGAGACCGCGCAGGATGAACACCAGCCGCGAGGTGCGATCCTCGCCTGGCCAGGCGGCAAGGTGCAGCGGCGCATGCAGGCAATGCTGCACACCATGAATCACGATGGGAGCCTGATTGTCGTTCACGTTGAGCAGCCCTTTGACGCGGAGGATTCGTTCGCCGTGGCATCTTAACAGCATCGACAGCCACACCCCGAAGCCGACCCAGTCCAGAGGCCGCTCGAACGTCAGGCAACAGACCTGCGCATCACCATGCCGCGCGGAAGTCGACAGCACACGATGCAGTTGCCAGCGGGTCACTTCAGCGGCCGGTTCTTCGCTGCGCATACCCTCGCCCAGCAGCAACTGATCGCCGCTGTGGACATCCGCCGTATCCAGCAGTGGCGCAGAAAAATTCAGCGCTTGCAGATGCTCGCGCAGGCCATCCAGCACCGACTCGTCGACCAGATCGGTCTTGCTCAACAGCAGCCGGTCCGCCGCCGCGACCTGCGCCAGCCACTCCGGATGCAGACGCTCCTGCAGCGTCGCGTGACAGGCATCCACCAGCGTGACGATCAGACCGATATGAAAACGCCCACGAAGTTGCGGGTCATTGCTCAGCGTGGTGAGAATCGGTGCCGGATCGGCCAGGCCGGTGGTCTCCAGAATCACCCGCCGAAACGCAGGAATTTCACCTCGATTACGCCGCTCCAGAAGACCGAGCAGCGCGTCTTTCAACTCACCGCGGACGGTGCAGCAGACACAACCGCTGGGCAGCAGCACGGTATCCGGTGCGACCTCTTCAACCAGCAGATGATCGATACCCACGTCGCCGAATTCGTTGATCAGCAGCGCGGTGTCGCCCATGTTTTCATCGGCCAGCAGGCGTTTGAGCAGCGTGGTCTTGCCGCTGCCGAGGAAGCCGGTAATCACGTTCAGGGCAATGCTCATGATGACCTCTGCAGATGATCGAGCAGACCTGAATCAAGCGGGTCCAGCGGCCGGCCGATCAGCAACTCGGCTTTCTGCCAGAGCTGCTCCAGCCCGGTCGCCAGCTCCTGCTTGCCGGTGGCTCCGAGCAGGAGGTAGGAAACGCCTTGAAAATCTTCGACCTTCAGACGAAACGGCGCGACCACCTTATTGATTGCAGCAATACGCCGCAAGCGCTCACGCCGCCGGGGCAGTTCTGCAGCCAGCGGATCGCTCCAGTGCACGTCTTCACCCAACAGCCCGCACAATCCACACATCAGGCGTTCTCCAGCTGTTTGCTCATGGCATGACGTCGCCGGAATTGGGGCCCAGTGTCTGACCGACGAACAGGTTGCCACCCGGCTCGCTGGCCAGTAGCACCGCCACCGGGGCAACCTCCTCGGCCAGACCGAAGCGGCCCAGTGGCAACTCGGCAGCCTTGGCGGCTTTCCAGGCGCTGCTGATCCCGGCGACCAATGGGGTTTCGATAGGACCGGGCGCGATGGCGTTGACCAGCACGTTGTCCTTGGCGACTTCCAGCGCCAGGGACTTGCTGAAACCGATCACCCCGGCCTTGGCGGCGGCGTAATGGGTCAGTTCGGCACCGCCCTTGATGCCCAGTTGCGAAGCGACATTGATGATGCGCCCCCAGCGCTGGGCAATCATGTGCGGCAATGCCCGCTGACTGGCCACGAACACGCTGGTCAGGTCAATGCGCAGCATGTCGTTCCACATGTCGAGGGTCAGGTCGACGCAACGCGCCTGGGTCAGCATGCCCGCGTTGTTGACCAGAATGTCGATGCCACCGAACTGCTCGACACAGGCATCGACGCTGGCTTGCGCGCCGTCGACACTGCCGACATCGGCCACGCACTCCTGAACCTGCGCGCCCAGTTGGCGGCACTCTGCAGCGATCTTCGCCAGGCTGTCGGCGTCTCGGTCGCCCAGCACCAGACGCGCGCCTTCAGCCGCATAGGCACGGGCGATGGCTGCGCCAATGCCACTGCCTGCTCCGGTGATCACTGCCCGCTTTTGTTTGAGTTGCTGCATGGGTCGGATTCCTTGGTTGATTTGGGGATCACGGCGTATGGCTCGCGAACGCTCAGGCACTGGCACGCGCCTGCACTGAACGCTTCGCGAGCAGGCTCGCTGCCGATCCGAATCGATCTACTCGGGCCAGCGCACGGTCAGGCCGCCGTCGATCACGATGCTTTGCCCGGTCAGGTAACTAGCATCATCGCTGCACAGAAAACGCACCAGCGCAGCGACTTCATCCGCTCGGCCGACCCGGCCCAAGGGGATCGCTTTGGCCGCCTGCGCCAAACCTTCGGGCCCCAGCGAGTTCTTGCTGTCCAGCGATTGCGGCGTCTCGATCAGGCCGGGAATCACCGCGTTGCAACGTATGCCCTTCGGGGCGAGCTCCACCGCCAGTGACCGACACAGCCCTGGTACGCCGGCCTTGGCCGCTGCGTAATGGGAATGGTCCTGCCAGCCATACACACCACCGGCAATCGAGGAAATCGCCACCAGCGCCCCGCCCTCACCCATATGCCGGACGGCGGCGCGGAAGGTACGCATTACGCCGGTCAGGTCGACGTCGAGCATCTCGTTCCAGCGCTCGTCGGTCATTTCCAGCAACGGCGCGCGGCGCAACAGCCCGGCATTGGCGACTGCGTAGTCGATGCGGCCGAACAACTTGACCGCCTGCGCGGCCAGGTCATCGACCGACTCGGTGAAGGTCACGTCCAGTGGCAGCATCAGGCATTCGCCGCCCGCCTCCGCCACCAGCCTGCGGGTTTCGTCCGGATCATGCGGGTCAGCCGGATAGAACCCCCCTGCCACCGCCACACCCTGGCGGGCAAAAGCCACTGCCAGGGCCTGACCGATGCCGCTGGCGGCACCGGTTATCACTGCAACTTTACGCGTCATGTGCTGCTCCTCATTTCACCGTTTCAGGTCGCACGTGTTTAGCGGCGAACATCAGCGCACCCGACAGGAAGCAAGGCACTGCGCCAAAGTACAACGCCGAGGTCTGCCAGTCGCCGCCTGCGCTCAGTACCGATGTGGCACCGAAGCCTGCGACCACGGCACCGAGCGGGCCCATGGCATGGATGATTGCGCCGCCCGTGGCACGAATGCTGGTCGGGAAGCTTTCGCTGATGAAGAATAATGCCGCCGAGTACGGGCCGATCAGGAAGAACAGCCCCAGGCTGTACAAGCCGACCACCGTCACCATGTTGCTTGGCCCGTAAAGCATGCCGGCAAACGCCAGGCCGCCGAGCATCCAGCCAAGGCCGATGACATTGCGGCGACCGATCCGGTCACCCATCCAGCCGTGACACAGGTAGCCGCAATAGCCCACCAGGTTGGACAGCACCAGAATGATCAGCGAGTTCTCGAACGAGATGTGGTGGACGCTGACGATCACCGTCGTACCCAGCACACTGAACACCTGAATGGCCGCCCAGTTGAGCAGGATCGCAGCACCGATCACCAGGGTCGCGCGGCGCGAAGAACCGCGAAAAGCAGCGCCGATACCGGCCTTGCTGTGTTCTTCGTAATCCACCCCGTACGTCTGCGCCACGGCCTTCGCCTGGCTGAGGTCGCCCTTTTTGCGCAATTGGGTAATGCGCTGGTGGATCTGAAACTGCGGACTTTCCTTGAGCTTGCGCGCCAGGATCGCGATGACGATGGCCGGGATCGCTGCAAACACGAAACAACCCTGCCAGCCGATAACCGGCAACAGCACCGCCGTCAAACCGGCCGCGATCAGCGCACCGACCGGCCAGCCGCCTTGCACCAGGCTATAGATGAAGCCACGGCGCTTGGTCAGTCGCGGGTCGTCGGACGCAGCGTAGATTTCGCTCAGATAGGTCGCGTTGACCGTTTCCTCTGCATAACCCAGACCGCCCAGCGAACGAATGAGGATCAGGGGCGACTTGCCCCACGCTCCGCCGATGGCCGTGAGCGCCGAGCAGATCGCCGAGCCACTCACGGTGAAAATGATACCCACGCGCCGTCCCAGGCGATCTACCAGCGGGCCGATGGCCAGAGCCACCACCGCGGTGCCGACCGCGACCCAGGTCGCGATTTCGGCCTGTTCGACCTCACTCCAGCTGAAATGCCGACCGATTTCCGGTAACAGCGTGCCAAACAGAATGAAGTCATATACCGCAAACACCCACGCGAAAAACGCAATCCATGTGGCGAACCGTACTTGCTCCGGAGTCAGTTGCTCAGGTTTCCAGCCGGTCAGGTCGAGCTTATTGTAAATGGACATGAGTGACGCCTCGGACAGGGCAATGAATCAGCGGGTACGGGGGTTGCGACGCACGAAGTCGTCGGCAATCTCGTCGAAAGTGACGAACTTGACGCCAGCATGGCTTTGAATGTGCTCGATCAAGCGCTCCAGCATCAGCAGCACTTGCGGGCGACCAGACACGTCCGGGTGAATGGTCATGGTGAATACAGCGTGTTCGTGTTCGCGATAGACCCAGTCGAACTGGTCGCGCCACATTTCTTCCAGGTGCCGAGGGTTGACGAAACCGTGGCTGTTCGGCGCCTTCTTGATGAACATCATTGGCGGCAGATCGTCCAGGTACCAGTTGGCCGGGATTTCCACCAGATCGGTTTCTTCGCCACGCACCAGAGGCTTCATCCAGGTATCCGGGTGCTGGCTGTAATCGATTTTGGTCCACTTGTCGCCCACCCGAACGTAGTAAGGGTGGAAGTCGTTGTGCATGAGGCTGTGGTCGTACTTGATGCCTTTCTTGAGCAGCAGCTCGTTGGTGACGTTGCTGAACTCCCACCATGGCGCGACATAGCCGGTCGGACGTTTGCCGGTCATTTGGGTGATCAGGTCGATGGACTTGTCGAGGACGATCTCCTCTTGCTCCGGGGTCATGGCAATCGGGTTTTCATGGCTGTAACCATGCACACCGATTTCATGCCCGGCATCCGCCACGGCTTTCATCTGCTCGGGAAAGGTCTCCATGGAGTGCCCCGGGATGAACCAGGTGGTGCGCAGACCGTAACGCTCGAACAACTTGAGCAGACGTGGCGCGCCGACTTCACCGGCGAACAGGCCGCGGGAAATGTCGTCCGGCGAATCCTCGCCACCATAGGAGCCCAGCCAGCCGGCAACGGCATCCACATCCACACCAAACGCACACAGAATTTCTTTGGCCATCGTTGTTCTCCCACGGGTTAATCAGATCGGCTTCGCGCTGTACGGCACGCGGGCCGGTTGGCACTGCAAAACGTGTTCAAGGGGCTGCGATCAGTGACTCCACAGCCAGCGCCGCACGCAGCAGCCGTGCGTCTTCGCCTGCCGGTGCACTGAGCAACAGCCCGGTGGGCAAGCCCGAGGCATCGCGGCCGCTGGGCAGTGACACGCCGGGCATGTTCAGCAGGCTGCCGGGCATGGTCAGGCGCAGCGTGGCGAGGTTGGTTTGAACGAACAGATCGTCGTCCGTCAGCAGCGGTGCAAGCGGCGGCGCCACATGGGCCACGGTCGGGGTAATCAGCAGCGCGCCGTCCAGTTCGAGGGTCAACTGCTCCTGCAGGCGCTCGCGCGCGGCATACAGATTGACCAGCAGGCTGGCCGGCATGGAACGGGCTGCCTCCAGGCGCTTGCGAACTCTGGGGTCAAGCTGGCTGGCGGCGTTGCTGTCGAGCAACGCCTGATGCAGCGCGAACGCTTCGGCTGCACCAAGCCAGCCCTGTTGCTGGATCAACAGCAAGGTGGCCTGAAATGCCTGGCAAAGCTTGACCTCGATCAGCGCACCACTTGCACGCAGGGCTTCGACGGCACGCAACAGGTTGTCGCGAACGGCCGGCGTGACGCGCTCGTCTTCCAGCACCGCCTGATCGAGCAGAAAACGTTGACCGGCCAGGCTGCGTGGTATCAACGATGACGGTTTGCTGCGCGCACAGAGCAGATCGTCGATCACCAGAGCGTCACGCACGCTGCGGGTCAGCGGCCCGACGCTGTCCAGCGTCAGCGCCAGCGGGAAAACGCCGTCGCGGCTATAGCGGCGGCTGGTGCTTCGAAACCCCACCAGACCGTTGAGCGCTGCCGGCACACGAATAGAACCGGCGGTATCGGTGCCCATCGCGATTGGTACGGTTCCGTTGGCTACGGCGACTGCCGAACCCGAAGAGGAGCCGCCAGGAACGCGTGGCGAGCTGTCGCTACTGGGGTTGACCGGCGTGCCGAAATGCGGGTTCAGGCCCAGCCCTGAATAAGCGAATTCACTGAGGTTGGTCTTGCCCAGGCTGACCATCCCGGACCGTGCCAGCAGCCCGACAGTCGGCGCATCCAGCAGCGCCGGCGAAAGGCTGGTGCGCACCGCGGCACCCGCGGTTGTGACGCTGCCTGCCACGTCGAAGAGATCTTTCCAGGCGATAGGCACGCCGTCGAAAGGGCTCAATGGCTGCCCTTGTTGCCAGCGGGCCGCAGACGCTTCGGCTTCCCGGCGTGCCCGTTCGATACTCATGGAAATAAACACATGATCGGCGGTTTCTGCCTGTTGCAGAGCCTTGTCCAGAGCCTGCACAGGGTCGCTGCACCCCTGAGCAAAATCCTCGGCCAGTGCGCAGGCATCACGGGTAACGCTGTGACTCCCGGTATCGGTCATGGACATCACACCCTTAAAAAATGTACTTATTAATAAAATGTACATTTAATAAAGGCAGGTTCCATGCCAATCTGCACGTCGCGACGCCCTGACCCGATCGGGCTGATAGCCCTTTAGCGCTGGAACAGCCGTGCTAGAAACCTTTTTGCAAAGGCATCAGTCAGTTGCGACAACGCTTCGCCAGCTCACAAGATCGTCATAAAGAAATAATGTATCTTTTATAAAAGGTACATTTCGGTGCAAAAAAGTAACGGTGGCCCCATGAGCGAGCATAAGGACGTGTGCCAAGGTGACAACAACGCTTCTGTGCGAGAATCGTCCGTCAACCGCCAGAAGTGTATGAAACCGATGTCAGAAGAGGACTCGCGCACCGCGTCGCGCTACGCCATGATCCGCGAGGTGTTGCGTAACGCTATCGTCTCGGGCGCGGCCGCCAACGGACTGGTGCTGCTTGAAGCACCGCTGGCAGAACTGTTCGGCACCAGCCGGGTGCCGGTGCGCAAGGCGCTCAACCTGCTGCATGAAGAAGGCTTGATCAGCCGCTTCGACGGCCGGGGCTATCTGGTCAATCCTGACGCGCGGGAAGTCGAGCCGCTGCGCCTGAGCCTGAGCCACAAGCAGTTCGGGCTGGACAGCAGTGAAGAACTGGTCGACACCCGCCCGCTCGGCGAACGTATTCATGACGAGATCGGTGCGGCACTGTCGGCCTGTATCGCCTTTGGTCACTACCGGCTCGATGAGCAAAGCGCCGCGCAGCATTATGGAGTAAGCCGCGCAGTGGTTCGTGAGGCGCTGATGCGTCTGCGCGATCGCGGCCTGGTGGAAAAAGAGCCTTACTCGCAATGGCTGGCGGGGCCGCTGACGGCCCGGGAAATCACTGAAGACTACGAACTGCGTGCCTGCCTCGAGCCCGAAGCCTTGCGCCAGACTGCGCCACAGCTGAGCCGCGAAACCCTCGAAGCAATGCTGGCCAGGGTCATCGAGGCGCAAGACGCCGAACAGTGCAGCCTTGAGGAAATCGAGCGCCTTGAGGATGATCTGCATCAGCAATGCCTGGGCGGCCTGCAAAACCGCAAGATCGCCACGCTGATCAGCCAGGCGCAGAGCCCGATGATCATCAACCGGATTTTCTACCGCCTGCTGAGCATTGGCGCCGATGAAGCGATGCTGGCCGAACACCGGCTGATCATCGAATTGCTGCTGCACGGTGCCTTCGACGCTGCTGCCCTGAACCTCAAGGAACACCTGCTACGCGCCCGGCAGCGCATGCTGCAACGCCTGAAAGTCCTGTCGGTATTGCCGGAGCAGGAAGTGCCGGGGTATCTGACGCGGTTGAGTTGAGATGGGCTGGATCACTCTCGCTGCCACGCTATATAAACGAGTCAACTCGCACTCGGTGTGAAACCCGGTTTCTGTAGGAGCGGACTTGTCCGCGAAAGGGCCTGTACATTCACAACATTTCTGCTGCCCAAACGCCCTCTTCGCGAACAAGTTCGCTCCTACACGAGCGTTCTATTTCTTAAGATCCAGGCTACGACTTACTTGCCGATCACTTCGCCACGCATCGGTGCCAGGCGGGCGATGAGGCGGTTTTGTACGGGGACCGGGACCTTTTCGGTGTCCATCGAGGCGATGAGGTCTTCGACCAGCGCGTTAAAATCGCTGGGGGTCAGGTTCTGCCCCTTGTGCGCCTCGGCCATGCTGTCGCCGCTATAGCGACACGGGCCGCCGGACTCGACGCAGAGTTGTTCGACCAGCTTGTCGCGCAGACGCACGATGTCCACTTTCTTGAAGTGCTCGACGATCCGCTGATCCTTGGCCACGTTTATCAGCATGCCTTCGACGATGCGCTGGATACCGGCACGCTGGCCCAGGTCGTGGTAGAGGCTGTCATCCTTGGGTGGCTGTTGCTGCTGCGCGCAACCGGCCAGCAGCGTCAGCATCATGGCTATCAGCAGACGCCTCATCAAAAACTCCCCTGCACAGACAGATAGGTGCCGTTCTGGTTGTCCAGGGTGGCGATTTCACCAAGGCGGGCGTAAGCCAGGACCACGGACACGTGCTTGTTGGGGAAATAGCCGAGAAAAACATCGGCCCAGTCACTTTCGCCCGCAAACGAAAGGTTGTCCGGCTTCTCGCGATATTCGACGCCCAGCGCCCAGCGCGGATTGAACAGCACGGCTACCGAACCCTCCTTGAGCAGGCTGCGGCTGTCGCGCCGATCGCCGCCGAACCCCAACAGTCCGGTTTCGTTGGCGCGGCTGTAACGCACGCCGCCGTTGACCACGACGTTGTAGCCGAACGCCGCGCCCATGAACAACCGACTGGCCGTCAGGTAGCCTTCGACATCCGAGTCACGCCGGGCGCCGACCAGGCTGGGAATCAGGAAATCGTTCTGATGCTTGTACTGCACACCCAGAGAAACCTGCGGCAGGCTTTCGTAAATCAGGTCGCCGAACAGCCGCACTTTGACGCCGAACACGTCCTGACTGAGGTTATCGTCAGGCAGGCTGAGCCTGTGCTGCAGGTTGCTGATATCGAAACGCTGATGGGCGTAGGACAACTCCACGCGATTGCCATAGGCGAACGCCAGGCCTGCCACATCGAGGTTGTAGTCCGGCAGATTCACGTGCGTGGCGAAGGTGGTAGCGCCCCACTCGCCTTGCTCGCTGTACCCGGTGATCACCGCCCACGGGGTTATGCCACCGCCGGCGCTGCCTTCAATGCTGGTCGCGCCGCCCGTGGCAATCAACCGGCCGTTGTCGCCCAGAGCGGACGTCGGAGCAGCGCCCGCCATGCCCAC encodes:
- a CDS encoding GntR family transcriptional regulator, translating into MSEEDSRTASRYAMIREVLRNAIVSGAAANGLVLLEAPLAELFGTSRVPVRKALNLLHEEGLISRFDGRGYLVNPDAREVEPLRLSLSHKQFGLDSSEELVDTRPLGERIHDEIGAALSACIAFGHYRLDEQSAAQHYGVSRAVVREALMRLRDRGLVEKEPYSQWLAGPLTAREITEDYELRACLEPEALRQTAPQLSRETLEAMLARVIEAQDAEQCSLEEIERLEDDLHQQCLGGLQNRKIATLISQAQSPMIINRIFYRLLSIGADEAMLAEHRLIIELLLHGAFDAAALNLKEHLLRARQRMLQRLKVLSVLPEQEVPGYLTRLS
- a CDS encoding group I truncated hemoglobin, whose product is MRRLLIAMMLTLLAGCAQQQQPPKDDSLYHDLGQRAGIQRIVEGMLINVAKDQRIVEHFKKVDIVRLRDKLVEQLCVESGGPCRYSGDSMAEAHKGQNLTPSDFNALVEDLIASMDTEKVPVPVQNRLIARLAPMRGEVIGK
- a CDS encoding DUF3034 family protein; translation: MLHKTSLLLGSLLVGMAGAAPTSALGDNGRLIATGGATSIEGSAGGGITPWAVITGYSEQGEWGATTFATHVNLPDYNLDVAGLAFAYGNRVELSYAHQRFDISNLQHRLSLPDDNLSQDVFGVKVRLFGDLIYESLPQVSLGVQYKHQNDFLIPSLVGARRDSDVEGYLTASRLFMGAAFGYNVVVNGGVRYSRANETGLLGFGGDRRDSRSLLKEGSVAVLFNPRWALGVEYREKPDNLSFAGESDWADVFLGYFPNKHVSVVLAYARLGEIATLDNQNGTYLSVQGSF